The Phormidium ambiguum IAM M-71 nucleotide sequence ATTGTAGTCTTACTTCCCGTAACTCTTGGCGCACTTCCATGAGCAAATTATGGACATCAGCTATTTTTTCCATCAATTGTTGGTGGGTTGTTGCTGAGATAGATTTTTGTGCTTTAGTAGAAGCGATCGCTGTTTGTAAATCTTTCTCTAATCCTCTGAGTTTCAAGTTAAATTGTCCCAATTGTACGCTCGTTCTGGCATTAATCGCTGGTACTTTTGGCGGGCTAACCGGACGACCTTCCACTCGCCGTCTGATAAACTCAGCTAAGGGTAAAGCATAGAACGATGTCATCTTATGCCACCTGTCTTTTTCAGCAGGAGTCAGGCGTAGCAAATAAGAAGAACTCTTCTCCTTTTTCCGTTGTGGTTGTGACGGCATATCGCTGCAAAGTGTATATATGCAATCCCTGCTTGTTTTTCCTAAGCTCAAGGATTTGGCAAGTTCTTCTAGGTTAATTGCGTGGCAGTGAGAACAATTCAGCCAAGAGAATGATTTTGAGTTAACTATATTATCTAACCTCACCAAATTGCTCGATATACTCGACTAATTGTTTGGTATAGCCTTCTTTTTTCAATCGTTCCAAATTACCCACCAAAATAAACAATTCTCTAGCTCTGCTAACAGCAACGTTGAGTAAATTAGGTTGACGATTAATAAACCAAAGGCTATCAGTTGAATGGCATTGGCGAGTCGATAAAATTATCGCTGCTTTTTGTCCACCTTGGAAAGTGTGAACCGTACCAATGCTATCTGAAGGAAAGTTATTCCACCTCGACTGCAATGTTAATTGTAAGGCGTTGGCTTGACTACGATAAGGTGAAATAACTCCAATTGTGTTTAAAGAGTCAGGGGAATTAAGACTATAACCTGCTGCTAACAACTCTTGGATTAAAGCTGCAACTTTCTCAATTTCTAGGGTGTTAACGTGGTTGGAGTAATCGCCTTCAACGTGGATAGCAAGCAAGTTAGTCCCCAGTCGAGAAGGTTTTTCTTGGGTGTCGATCTCCATGCCATAATTACAAAGACGGTCTGAAAAAGTGATGATGGATGGCACACAACGGTAATGTTGTTTGAGAATAATACCATTACCAATTTCCCCAGATTGCCCTGAAGCTCCCGCAGCCCTGTGATAAGCCGTACAAGCACTCGGACTATACAAATCATAGTTTTCTTCTGTTAATCCACTTTCCAAAAAAGCTGTTTGGCGATATTCCTCTTTTTTCTGGTTGCTCAACTGAACAACTGGTTCTAATTGCCACGGATCTCCTACAATTAAAGCTTGATGACAGCGTACCAAAGCTGGAAATACTTGATGTACAGGAATTTGACCCGCTTCATCGACAATTACGCGAGCGATACAGCCAGTATCAGGATAGGGGAACAAACGGCGGATAGAATGCAAAGTGCTGAGAAAGACTGGAAACAACAAGCTGATATCACGATAAATACTTTGCCAGTTCAGCGCTAACTGACGGTACGCTTCCCATTCATTATTTAAAATCGCAATATAAGTTTTAATAGAAGCTATCACTTCGTCTTTTCGTCGCAAGGCTTCAAGTTGCTGGAATTGCCAAGACAACTCAAATAATTGTACTTGTAGCGAATGATAGTCAGTGTAGAAACGACTGTAAAAATCTTTAGTAGGATAGCTGGTGAGTCGGTTTTGGACTTGAGAACGGCGAGTAATCAAGTCAGTAAGTTGGCGTTGTAAAGACTCTGACTGCTGTTGTCTCTTGCTAGGACGATTTTGTTGTTGCCAATCAAAAGCTACAGAAAGGAGTTGGGAAACACTTTGGCGGGCTGCGGCTAATGATTCAGTCGTCAGTGGAATTTGAAAAGGAAAGGGAGTAGCCAGCGTTGCCAACACGGGCATTTCTACTTGTTTATGCAAGCGCTTAAGAACATAGCGAGGACTGCTTTTGGTTATTTCTTGCCAAAATATTTGAATCCTGTGCCAAAGTCGAATCAACCAGTTGCCACCCTTACCGGAAAGCTGCGAATAATCTACAGGCGGTAAGGAATGCCAAGCGTTATCGAGATGTTGCTGAATCTGCTGGTACGCTTCTAGTGGAAATTCAGAGTAGTCTCTTGTAGGTTTCTGTTCTGACTGATGCTGGAAATCAGAGGTGGAAGTCTTTATCGCTTGCTCTAGTACCTCGATATCTCCATTAATCTGTTCTAACAGTTGTTCATCAACACCTCGTTGTTGTTGGTAATATGCGTCTTGCTTGAGATGGGATTGTAATTGCTGAACACCAGCCAACAATTGTTGTTTAGTTGATTCCCAAACAACCGAGTCAAACGTTTCTGCTGCCAACATTTCAAGAGCAGTTTGCAATTTAGGCAGAACTTGAGTGTCCACTAACTCTTTGGAACCTCCCGATAGGTAAAATTGTTCGCTGGGGAAGTTGATGGTTAAGAGTTCTTCTACATTATTGACAGCACGATTGTTAGTGCTAGTGACAAGAGTTAGGTTACTTTCATCTTCACCATAAGTGGCTAATTGTACGGCTCGTTTAACCACTTGTTGAGCTATCTGGTGCAACAGCAATGTGGTTTTGCCATTTCCTGGTGGTCCGATTACAGCCGTTAGCGGGTTAGATTGAGAGTGTTTGAGTGCTGAGGTTTGATAGTCATCAGGGGGTGAGATGGGGAAAGCCCCTAAAAATAACACCTCATGCTGAGGCATCTGGGGTTGTCCGTGCAAGTATTCGTAAGCTGGATGTTCCGGGACTGCCCAATCCCAGCGGGGAGCCGAGTTGATTTTCTGCAAATCTTTTTTCAGATTATGGTTGAAGGGAACGTAACCGAAGTTCAGCAAGTAGGGGAGCAGTTTTGACCGCACGGGAGAAGGTGGTAATTCAATCAGTCCGATAAAGTCTTGTAGTGTCTTAAAGGGTCGATTGAACGTGGTTTCTAGAAATACTTTCAATCCTTCTAGAGTAACCAAACTCTCGGCTGCTTCTTCGTCTAATCCGTACCATTCCATCAGGTTAGGGATAATCGGCTGGAACTCGAAAGCGGTCAAATCCCATCCACTTTTCCGGTAGTTCCCTGCAAAGATGGGGGAAATGTCGATCGTGAATAAAGGGCGGAATTGACGGCCACCTTCTTCGATGACGTACAGCTGAGGGAATGCTACAGCGATTAGCAGTTCTTTTGCCTTGCTGTTGGTCTTGCTGTCTTTCAATTGTTGCTTGAATTCTTTGAACAGGGTTTCTTCCAGCAGCAATTTGTCTCCCAGGAGTGTCACGCCTTTATCCCAGATGCGAGGGCTAGAGTCCTCCCTAGCATCTACTTTGGCATTACACAAATTTTCGATGTGGATGTAAGAAAGCCACGCTTGCAACAATTCTGGAATCTGTAACTTTGAAGCCATCGATTTGAAATAAAGGTTTGCCCATTCAATTCGTTTGCTCCACGATTCTCAATCCAGTTACCGTGTTGTTACCTCTCCCGATAGTGATAATCTACCTCATCTTTTAGATTTAATTTTCATTCAGTAAGGCTTCCAGTTGACCTAAAAGAGTTTCCAACTGATTTTGTTTTTCCGGGTTTTCCCAAAGGCGACGTTTCCTGATTTGCTGGGTTATATCTTTGAGGCGCTCTGGCACTCTGGTTGATGTAACAGAAGATGGAGTAGAACTAGCTTCCGTGCGGGCTTTGATTTGTTCTTTGATTTCGCTCAAAGACCAGTTGTTAGCAACTGTCTCCGATAGCAATTGTTTTCGGAGTTCATTATCTTTCACTCGTGCTAAAGCTTGGGCTTTGGTATATTCCAGCTTGCCCTCTCTCAGGTCGGCTAGAATTTCTTTTGGCAGATTGAGCAAGGGAAGGCGCTTAGTGGTGAAGGAAAGCCAATTCATCAGTCCCAGGCCATCAAACACCTCTTGTACAGTTTTTAATGTCTCCTCATCTAGGTTAGGAGAAACGTTTCTCCTAGATTCTTTTTGGGCAGAAACAGAGCTTACATCTTGCTGCTCATTGGATGACTCAGAAGCATCCGAGTTAGGAGAAACGTTTCTCCTAAATTGTTCTGGGTCGGTTTCTGAATTAGGAGAAACATTTCTCCTAGATTCATCTGTTACCTCTCCCACTTCAGTTGTTGCCAAAGAAGTTTCTGGTTTAGGAGAAACGTTTCTCCTAGAATCTTCCCCTTTGCTATTGGCGTTTTTCATCCGGTAGAGCAAGGATTTGACAGCTTCCATATTGGACTCTAGCCTGATAGCCAATAGGTGCAAAATGCCTTCAGTTTCTTCAACCGGGTTGAGGTCTTCGCGTTGCAAGTTTTCAATTAAAGCCAACTGAAACGCCTGTTGGTCGGATAGCTCCCGCACTACTACTGGCACTTCTTCAAGTCCGGCTGCTTGTGCTGCTCGCCAACGGCGTTCTCCAGCAACCAGTTCATAACCTCCTGAACTAAGAGGACGCACTAGTAAAGGTTGGAGGATACCGTGTTGTTTGACTGACGAGACTAATTCTTTTAAAGCTTCCGGGTCAAAATACCGTCTAGGCTGCTCTTGGGGGAGGTGAATGTCTGTGAGCTTAACATTGCTTTCAGTGGCAGCTTGAGGAGTATCAGCTTCAAGTGGAGATAGCCAAGAAGGAGGGGGAGTTGTAATTTGACCTCCATAGGGTTTAGCAGTGCGTTTGCGGTTCATGATAGGGATTCTAGAGATTGGGCAATTTCTTCGAGGATAGCGACGGCAGGATGTTTAGCGTCAAATACAGCTAGGGGCGCACGCTCTTCTGTGGAATCGACAAACGCCGTAGCTCTGGGAATAGGTGGAAAGATTTGACCCCAAGACGAAAGTTGTTCTTGAATAGCTCCTAATGCCCTCTTATCAGCTGAGTTCTGCTGGGCATATCGAGTGGGAACAAATCCAGCTACCTGTAATTTCCGGTTGGCTTTGTTTTTAACCAGCGTCAAAGTTTGTAACAGTTCATCAGTCCCTTCAAAAGCTTTGAGATGGGTTTCGATGGGGACGAGGACGTGGGTAGCAGCAACTAAAGAAATATAAGAGAGCAATCCCAAGCTGGGAGGACAATCTACCAAGATGAAGTCGTAAGACTCAACAACAGGTTCGAGTGCTTCTTTGAGGCGCAAATCGCGCATCGGAGCACTGACTAGCTGCATTTCTGCTCCGCTTAAAAGTCGGT carries:
- a CDS encoding ParB/RepB/Spo0J family partition protein, which gives rise to MNRKRTAKPYGGQITTPPPSWLSPLEADTPQAATESNVKLTDIHLPQEQPRRYFDPEALKELVSSVKQHGILQPLLVRPLSSGGYELVAGERRWRAAQAAGLEEVPVVVRELSDQQAFQLALIENLQREDLNPVEETEGILHLLAIRLESNMEAVKSLLYRMKNANSKGEDSRRNVSPKPETSLATTEVGEVTDESRRNVSPNSETDPEQFRRNVSPNSDASESSNEQQDVSSVSAQKESRRNVSPNLDEETLKTVQEVFDGLGLMNWLSFTTKRLPLLNLPKEILADLREGKLEYTKAQALARVKDNELRKQLLSETVANNWSLSEIKEQIKARTEASSTPSSVTSTRVPERLKDITQQIRKRRLWENPEKQNQLETLLGQLEALLNEN
- a CDS encoding ParA family protein, whose amino-acid sequence is MSTSSNPCRIIALFNQAGGVAKSTLTQNLGYHLAQRSHRVLLIDIDPQASLTKFMGLAPSQLQKTVAHAIIDEQPLPIHSGIHGMDLAPANRLLSGAEMQLVSAPMRDLRLKEALEPVVESYDFILVDCPPSLGLLSYISLVAATHVLVPIETHLKAFEGTDELLQTLTLVKNKANRKLQVAGFVPTRYAQQNSADKRALGAIQEQLSSWGQIFPPIPRATAFVDSTEERAPLAVFDAKHPAVAILEEIAQSLESLS
- a CDS encoding DEAD/DEAH box helicase, whose amino-acid sequence is MASKLQIPELLQAWLSYIHIENLCNAKVDAREDSSPRIWDKGVTLLGDKLLLEETLFKEFKQQLKDSKTNSKAKELLIAVAFPQLYVIEEGGRQFRPLFTIDISPIFAGNYRKSGWDLTAFEFQPIIPNLMEWYGLDEEAAESLVTLEGLKVFLETTFNRPFKTLQDFIGLIELPPSPVRSKLLPYLLNFGYVPFNHNLKKDLQKINSAPRWDWAVPEHPAYEYLHGQPQMPQHEVLFLGAFPISPPDDYQTSALKHSQSNPLTAVIGPPGNGKTTLLLHQIAQQVVKRAVQLATYGEDESNLTLVTSTNNRAVNNVEELLTINFPSEQFYLSGGSKELVDTQVLPKLQTALEMLAAETFDSVVWESTKQQLLAGVQQLQSHLKQDAYYQQQRGVDEQLLEQINGDIEVLEQAIKTSTSDFQHQSEQKPTRDYSEFPLEAYQQIQQHLDNAWHSLPPVDYSQLSGKGGNWLIRLWHRIQIFWQEITKSSPRYVLKRLHKQVEMPVLATLATPFPFQIPLTTESLAAARQSVSQLLSVAFDWQQQNRPSKRQQQSESLQRQLTDLITRRSQVQNRLTSYPTKDFYSRFYTDYHSLQVQLFELSWQFQQLEALRRKDEVIASIKTYIAILNNEWEAYRQLALNWQSIYRDISLLFPVFLSTLHSIRRLFPYPDTGCIARVIVDEAGQIPVHQVFPALVRCHQALIVGDPWQLEPVVQLSNQKKEEYRQTAFLESGLTEENYDLYSPSACTAYHRAAGASGQSGEIGNGIILKQHYRCVPSIITFSDRLCNYGMEIDTQEKPSRLGTNLLAIHVEGDYSNHVNTLEIEKVAALIQELLAAGYSLNSPDSLNTIGVISPYRSQANALQLTLQSRWNNFPSDSIGTVHTFQGGQKAAIILSTRQCHSTDSLWFINRQPNLLNVAVSRARELFILVGNLERLKKEGYTKQLVEYIEQFGEVR